A genomic segment from Propionibacteriaceae bacterium ZF39 encodes:
- a CDS encoding ADP-ribosylglycohydrolase family protein, translated as MDDVVADRAAGVLLGQAVGDALGVPYEFGTTRLEGEAKMLGGGLGGYRPGQYSDDTEMAVCIAQVSCDGHDLTSEEALTLVAHRFMAWRRTDPPDIGVQTRAVLGDGAEVSGEELTARARAYFERTGRAAGNGGLMRTGIVGLSRLDDREATAAAARAVCELTHADPLAPESCVLWSEAVRVAVLEGRFDVRGGLDLLPADRVAYWSERLDEADAGPAARFTANGFTVVALQAAWAAIRETDPVGAGEEAPLEGPSAEDGSDRAEQIRIGQLHIRAALQRAIEIGNDTDTVAAIAGTLLGARYGAAALPWEWVEQINGWPELTASSLVGLAHATARHGRA; from the coding sequence ATGGACGACGTGGTGGCCGATCGCGCCGCTGGGGTGTTGCTGGGCCAGGCGGTGGGCGACGCGCTCGGGGTTCCGTATGAGTTCGGGACAACCCGACTCGAGGGCGAGGCGAAGATGCTCGGAGGTGGCCTCGGGGGCTATCGGCCGGGGCAGTATTCCGATGACACCGAGATGGCTGTGTGCATCGCGCAGGTCTCGTGTGATGGCCATGACCTGACGTCCGAGGAGGCTCTGACTCTGGTCGCACACCGGTTCATGGCGTGGCGGCGGACCGATCCGCCGGACATCGGCGTACAGACCCGGGCGGTTCTGGGTGACGGTGCGGAGGTGTCGGGGGAGGAGCTGACCGCGCGGGCGCGGGCGTACTTCGAACGCACCGGCCGGGCCGCCGGTAATGGCGGGCTGATGCGGACGGGGATCGTCGGCCTGTCGCGTCTGGACGACCGGGAGGCCACGGCGGCCGCGGCCCGGGCGGTGTGTGAGCTGACGCATGCGGATCCCTTGGCGCCGGAGTCGTGCGTGTTGTGGTCGGAGGCGGTACGCGTGGCGGTGCTGGAGGGGCGCTTCGATGTGCGGGGCGGATTGGACCTGTTGCCGGCTGACCGGGTGGCGTACTGGTCGGAACGCCTGGATGAGGCTGATGCCGGTCCGGCTGCCCGGTTCACCGCGAACGGATTCACCGTCGTCGCGTTGCAGGCTGCCTGGGCCGCCATCCGTGAAACCGATCCTGTCGGCGCGGGGGAGGAGGCTCCTCTGGAGGGTCCGTCGGCTGAGGATGGGTCGGATCGGGCTGAGCAGATCCGGATCGGGCAGCTCCACATTCGGGCGGCCCTGCAGAGGGCCATCGAGATCGGCAACGACACGGACACCGTGGCGGCCATTGCCGGGACGCTGCTGGGTGCGCGATATGGGGCGGCGGCGCTGCCGTGGGAGTGGGTCGAGCAGATCAACGGTTGGCCCGAGCTGACCGCGTCGTCGCTGGTGGGCCTCGCTCATGCCACCGCCCGCCACGGCCGGGCCTGA
- a CDS encoding DUF559 domain-containing protein has product MELDDLVKNQHYAVSRSQALQHLTPAALRWQLKKGLWRTFHPGVYIAHAGPLTWMTRANAALLSCGKDSALALGSAAYLLGINDTEPQILNVHLPNNVSRNRPTGVRIRRRKPFVTVVRKGLRVTPPAMTVLDLGDLATASREDAIAVATRAVQRKKVTVEELIEKLDKRRAHRHRHALTLALGVVAEGAESVLEVDFVQQVLLAHGLPLMRMAVPDEVGGKSIRRDFVDDEHKIVLEVDGTIAHEGQRRRDNRRDRGTAAQGAQTLRAGWVDVYYETCELALDIFHTKQHRGFGGEIRQCGPTCAVKLMKRSA; this is encoded by the coding sequence GTGGAACTCGACGACTTGGTCAAGAATCAGCATTACGCGGTCTCACGGAGCCAGGCGCTGCAACACCTGACACCCGCGGCGCTTCGGTGGCAGCTAAAGAAGGGGTTGTGGCGTACTTTCCACCCCGGGGTATACATCGCACACGCGGGGCCACTCACTTGGATGACCCGAGCGAATGCCGCGCTGCTCAGCTGCGGGAAGGACTCAGCGCTTGCTCTGGGTTCTGCGGCCTACCTGTTGGGGATCAACGACACGGAACCGCAGATTCTCAACGTCCATCTTCCCAACAATGTCAGCCGAAACAGACCGACCGGCGTCAGAATCCGCCGACGCAAGCCCTTTGTCACTGTTGTTCGCAAGGGTCTGAGAGTGACTCCCCCTGCCATGACGGTGCTCGATCTGGGAGATTTGGCCACGGCTTCTCGCGAAGACGCCATCGCTGTCGCCACTCGGGCCGTCCAGCGAAAGAAGGTTACGGTCGAGGAGCTCATCGAGAAGCTGGACAAGCGACGCGCCCATCGTCACCGGCATGCATTGACACTCGCACTCGGTGTTGTCGCCGAGGGCGCCGAGAGTGTGCTTGAGGTTGACTTCGTGCAGCAGGTCCTGCTGGCGCATGGGCTCCCTCTCATGCGGATGGCCGTCCCCGACGAGGTGGGTGGAAAGTCGATCCGCCGCGACTTCGTGGATGACGAACACAAGATCGTGCTGGAAGTTGACGGCACCATCGCCCATGAAGGACAGCGTCGTCGGGACAACCGGAGGGACAGGGGCACGGCCGCCCAAGGCGCCCAGACGCTCCGGGCCGGATGGGTGGACGTGTACTACGAGACCTGCGAGTTGGCTCTGGACATCTTCCACACCAAGCAGCACCGAGGATTCGGCGGTGAGATCCGGCAATGTGGACCAACCTGCGCGGTGAAACTCATGAAACGTTCCGCCTAG